The genomic DNA ATATGTATCTATGATAGCTTTTGGTTGTTCATGAATTTCTTTTAGCATAAAATGCTCATAGCCCCCTTTTTCTATTTGATCTAGGCTCATTTGAAGTTCTTGGATATTAGCTTCGACCAATCGGTCGTCCATAATTTTACGAACTTTAATTCCCTTGCCTAATTTTATAATAGCTAATTCTTCGTCTTCTAAATAAACAGCATCTTTGGTGTATTCTATAAAAGGCGAAGCATCAGAAGCAACAAAAAACTCTTTGTTATCTTTTCCAACACCAATAGCAATAGGACTTCCTAATCTAGCTACTACTATTTCGTTTGGTTTTGTTTGGTCAAAAACTGCAATTGCATAAGCTCCTATTACTTGTGTAAGGGCTAATTGAACAGCTTTTCCTAGTTTGCAATTTTCTTGCCTTTTTACCTCTTCTATTAAGTTTACTAAAACTTCGGTATCTGTATCGCTTTTGAAGGTATATCCTCTAGATATCAGTTCTTTCTTTAATGTATCATAATTTTCTATAATCCCATTATGTACAATAGCTAGTTCTCCTGACTGAGAATAATGAGGATGTGAATTAACATCATTTGGTACTCCGTGAGTAGCCCATCGGGTGTGGCCTATGCCAATATTCCCTCTTTTTCTTTTTTCATCCTTGTTTGTAATAACTTCAAGGTGAGAAACTTTTCCTTTAGTCTTAGAGAGGTGCATTTTTTCTCCGTCATACATCATGATGCCGGCACTATCGTAACCTCTATACTCTAATCTTTTTAACCCATTGATAACAATAGGGTACGCTTCTCTATGGCCTATGTAACCTGTAATTCCACACATAACAAAAAGTTTGTTTTATTTTTTAACTGTATACGTTATTTTTAATTTCGCTTTCCTAGCTCCATTTACAGTAGAATTATCCTGTAAAGGAACTGATCTTGCATTCCAATTATAACTTCTCACAATAGTATCCCTAGTTCTAGGAATGTCTGTTGTATTAAAAACTCTTAAACCTAATTCAGGTAGATAATTAGATGTTCCATCTAATAAATCAGATACATAATCTGTAATTCTAAACCTGTATCTATCAGGTTTCTGTGAACTTAGCTCTAGCGTACCTCCAAAACTATTTGGCCCTTCATTAAGGAGGTCTGAAATTTGACTAGGGGTGGAAACAAGTTCTCCAGCATCATTACGAGTAACACCATTTTTATAAAGGAATAACCTTTTAGGTGTTTTTAATGTATCTAAACTAGAGTTTTGAGAAATATAAAAAGTTAATGAAGCATCATTTACTAATAAACTTTGCTTACGTAATTCTTCTATTTTATCAGCAACACCATTGTTATCTAGGTCATCTCCAAATAACTTGATATTGGCCATGGAACCAGACGTTCCATGTAATATAAACGTATTTGCTATATTGGTACTTGCTGCTGTTGTTTTGTATAAACTATTTTTTATTCCAGAAAAAACAAACGAGTCCTTTTTAGAAATAGTATCTATAATGGTACCTCCTTTTAAAATAGTATTTGTATAAATAATATCTATAGAAGGGCTTAAGGCTGCTTTAGAAAAATCAAGAGGAACCATAGCGCCGCTTGCACCGCTAGCCTCAATGATTACTCCTCTAAAATAATTGTTTAAAGCCTCTTGAGAAGCAAAATCATCAGATGTGTACTTGTCAAGAAATGCTGTTTTAAATCTGTTTTTATCAAGCCTAATCGTTTTGAATGGGTTTGCTTTAATACTACCATTTACAATCTTTATAGAATCTTTGAATTCTCTTCCATCACTTAAGTGTCTGTTGAAATAATACACAGTATCTCCTGCAGCATTTGCAAAGCTAAAGTCGGTATCCATATTTGCATTTAAAAGAGCACCTATTTTTTCATAAGATTCATTTGATTGAAATGAATTGTTCTTTGAAGGATTACTAGGGTCCAATCTATTTAAAAATGTATTGGATTGATAAACCTCTACCGTAAAATTATCATTAGCATTTCCTAAAAGAGAGTCTATTCTAAAGATAGATTTTCCAGAAGAAGTTTTCCCTTTACTAGTAACTTGTAAAGGAATTTTAAGAACTACATCGTCAATTATAGTAACTACAGTAGTGTCTGCTAAATAAGTTTTATCCACTACTTTTAATTGACTAGGAAGTGCTAATTGAGAAATTATTGAAGCCTCTGTTTTTACATTATTACTTTTTCCTTTTTGGTAGATGCCGAATAAATATGCTCCTAAGTTTCCCAAAGCAATATTATCTGCTCTAACAGATTCAATATTCTTCGGCGTGATTTCCACATCTAATACAAGTTCTCTAGTATCAAATATATTGTTGTCTATAATAGTTGTACCAATGTCTTGAAAGTCTTTGTCACAAGAAACCGTTAACCCTAGGCATAATAGGATTAAACAACATAAATAAGCATTTTTTTTTATCATTACTTTGGAATAATCTTTTTAATTTTCTAAAACGTTGTTTGCGTAAAAATCTAAATAAGCTTCTGTTAAAACCTCTTCTGATTGGTATGCTAAGAAAGGAACTCCTGTAGTTTCAATAAAATCACTTAGCTCTTGAGAGATGTTTTCACTCCCTTTGATTACAGCGTCAGAATTTTCAATGGCACTCTTTAGTATATTTGTGTGGCTAGGTACTTTAATCGTAGCGATTTTTTGATCACTCAATTTATCAAAACTAACTTTATTTGCTAATTCCTCATTTAAAGTTCCTCCGAAATCGTTGTTATATAGTGAAGTTACTATTTTACTTTGAGAGAATAGCGGTTCTTCCTTATAAAATTCTTTTAAATAAAGAGGCAATAAAGAAGCCATCCAACCGTGAACATGAATGATGTCTGGAGCCCAGTTCAATTTTTTTACAGTTTCAACAACTCCTTTTGCAAAGAAAATAGCGCGTTCATCATTGTCTTGAAAAAGAGTATCATCTTCATCC from Tenacibaculum maritimum NCIMB 2154 includes the following:
- a CDS encoding glycogen/starch synthase, with translation MKDKRILYVSSEVVPYLPETELASTAFNVARNAHSKGVQTRIFMPRFGVINERRHQLHEVIRLSGMNLIINDMDMPLIIKVASIPKERMQVYFIDNDEYFKRKAMYTDEDDTLFQDNDERAIFFAKGVVETVKKLNWAPDIIHVHGWMASLLPLYLKEFYKEEPLFSQSKIVTSLYNNDFGGTLNEELANKVSFDKLSDQKIATIKVPSHTNILKSAIENSDAVIKGSENISQELSDFIETTGVPFLAYQSEEVLTEAYLDFYANNVLEN
- a CDS encoding DUF4270 family protein, which encodes MIKKNAYLCCLILLCLGLTVSCDKDFQDIGTTIIDNNIFDTRELVLDVEITPKNIESVRADNIALGNLGAYLFGIYQKGKSNNVKTEASIISQLALPSQLKVVDKTYLADTTVVTIIDDVVLKIPLQVTSKGKTSSGKSIFRIDSLLGNANDNFTVEVYQSNTFLNRLDPSNPSKNNSFQSNESYEKIGALLNANMDTDFSFANAAGDTVYYFNRHLSDGREFKDSIKIVNGSIKANPFKTIRLDKNRFKTAFLDKYTSDDFASQEALNNYFRGVIIEASGASGAMVPLDFSKAALSPSIDIIYTNTILKGGTIIDTISKKDSFVFSGIKNSLYKTTAASTNIANTFILHGTSGSMANIKLFGDDLDNNGVADKIEELRKQSLLVNDASLTFYISQNSSLDTLKTPKRLFLYKNGVTRNDAGELVSTPSQISDLLNEGPNSFGGTLELSSQKPDRYRFRITDYVSDLLDGTSNYLPELGLRVFNTTDIPRTRDTIVRSYNWNARSVPLQDNSTVNGARKAKLKITYTVKK